One Rhododendron vialii isolate Sample 1 chromosome 2a, ASM3025357v1 genomic region harbors:
- the LOC131315996 gene encoding subtilisin-like protease SBT2.5 isoform X3, producing MGSEEERELYFVFMNYDPEYDRLRSKRTKRGGHGNELDLYLSRKHDELLATTLEPGSYKKTLSLVIVDGFAVQITDDQANVLRSAKGVRVVEKNQEIA from the exons ATGGGaagtgaagaagagagagagttgtaCTTTGTTTTCATGAACTACGATCCCGAATACGACCGCCTTCGATCTAAAAG AACAAAGAGAGGGGGCCATGGGAATGAGCTTGATTTGTACTTGAGTAGGAAGCACGACGAGTTGCTGGCCACCACCCTCGAGCCCGGTAGCTACAAGAAGACATTGTCTCTGGTTATTGTTGATGGCTTTGCAGTTCAAATCACTGATGATCAG GCCAATGTGCTCAGATCTGCAAAGGGAGTGAGAGTTGTGGAGAAGAATCAAGAGATAGCATAG
- the LOC131315996 gene encoding subtilisin-like protease SBT2.5 isoform X2, with amino-acid sequence MGSEEERELYFVFMNYDPEYDRLRSKRTKRGGHGNELDLYLSRKHDELLATTLEPGSYKKTLSLVIVDGFAVQITDDQVLYLIANVLRSAKGVRVVEKNQEIA; translated from the exons ATGGGaagtgaagaagagagagagttgtaCTTTGTTTTCATGAACTACGATCCCGAATACGACCGCCTTCGATCTAAAAG AACAAAGAGAGGGGGCCATGGGAATGAGCTTGATTTGTACTTGAGTAGGAAGCACGACGAGTTGCTGGCCACCACCCTCGAGCCCGGTAGCTACAAGAAGACATTGTCTCTGGTTATTGTTGATGGCTTTGCAGTTCAAATCACTGATGATCAGGTTCTCTATCTTATC GCCAATGTGCTCAGATCTGCAAAGGGAGTGAGAGTTGTGGAGAAGAATCAAGAGATAGCATAG
- the LOC131315996 gene encoding uncharacterized protein LOC131315996 isoform X1, translating into MGSEEERELYFVFMNYDPEYDRLRSKRTKRGGHGNELDLYLSRKHDELLATTLEPGSYKKTLSLVIVDGFAVQITDDQVLYLIVRVIRMINACGVVGRGGEISSGSVDLEAWKTGTDRFGSGWNNM; encoded by the exons ATGGGaagtgaagaagagagagagttgtaCTTTGTTTTCATGAACTACGATCCCGAATACGACCGCCTTCGATCTAAAAG AACAAAGAGAGGGGGCCATGGGAATGAGCTTGATTTGTACTTGAGTAGGAAGCACGACGAGTTGCTGGCCACCACCCTCGAGCCCGGTAGCTACAAGAAGACATTGTCTCTGGTTATTGTTGATGGCTTTGCAGTTCAAATCACTGATGATCAGGTTCTCTATCTTATCGTACGTGTTATTCGTATGATCAATGCATGT ggagtagtaggtAGGGGAGGAGAAATCAGTTCGGGTTCGGTCGATTTGGAGGCATGGAAGACCGGAACCGATCGGTTCGGTTCAGGGTGGAATAACATGTAG